From one Anguilla rostrata isolate EN2019 chromosome 12, ASM1855537v3, whole genome shotgun sequence genomic stretch:
- the LOC135235946 gene encoding NF-kappa-B inhibitor delta-like isoform X2: MPAPEQPCPRPYQGVRVKDPVKELLQRKRRASLSNCKTPTTAVVVPNTVLSSYPQVGASGVFEMGGGVSDVPAVENGAFCTGWIAQAAPAAFQPLAQWPCQEPLTHDPSGPAHTTDMYVQPMCPSYTVVGPSSMLTYTHTPIFANFGARTATSTSLPQVDLPADTSVTYIPWTQPLATVSPPGVQCAPGTAPFSGPQLVSLPVPLPFPEPDPLQLEQARATVAHLPLERLLEEDDDGDTILHIYAAKEMREHVRAVAERLRRLHSVCKIDAREHRGKTPLLVAVTTNQPHIACDLIRLGADVNAADNRGQTALHIAAKYGYPEVMQVLVSTSSTLDLQAFDFEGHSPLHCAVLSHNRLHHETQRNLKAHVKGSEELEMGKFKVMNCIMLLLQAGSCLSAQDIKSSKSVLHLAVQAGNCSLLRFFLEVNAGALPDFINMKAHGNTALHMAAALHGESQQEAIVSLLLAHGADPSLRNLDNEQPAHLLPPGAAGETIRGLLRRAKGMAPAVHPSSHRSTRQNQDR; encoded by the exons TGCCAGCCCCAGAGCAGCCGTGTCCCCGGCCGTATCAGGGGGTACGAGTCAAGGACCCTGTTAAAGAGCTGCTGCAGCGGAAGAGAAGAGCCAGCCTCAGCAACTGCAAGACACCCACTACTGCG GTTGTGGTCCCAAACACTGTGTTGTCTTCATATCCTCAAGTTG GGGCCTCTGGTGTTTTTGAGATGGGAGGGGGTGTTTCAGATGTGCCAGCTGTTGAAAATGGGGCGTTCTGCACAGGATGGATTGCCCAGGCTGCACCTGCAGCCTTCCAACCTTTGGCACAGTGGCCATGCCAGGAGCCCCTGACCCATGACccctctggccccgcccacaccacgGACATGTATGTGCAACCCATGTGTCCCAGCTACACTGTGGTGGGGCCGTCCTCCATGCtgacgtacacgcacacgcccatCTTCGCTAACTTTGGG GCCAGAACTGCGACCTCCACGTCACTGCCCCAGGTGGACCTGCCTGCAGACACCTCAGTGACGTACATCCCCTGGACACAGCCCCTCGCCACCGTCTCCCCCCCAGGGGTGCAGTGCGCCCCTGGGACTGCTCCCTTCTCCGGCCCCCAGCTGGTGTCCCTGCCAGTGCCTCTGCCCTTTCCAGAGCCTGACCccctgcagctggagcaggctCGTGCCACGGTGGCACATCTGCCATTGGAGCGGCTCCtggaggaggacgacgacgGAGACAC GATCCTGCACATCTACGCTGCGAAAGAGATGCGCGAGCACGTCCGCGCAGTCGCTGAGAGGCTGCGGAggctgcacagtgtgtgcaaGATTGATGCCAGGGAACATCGAGGAAAG ACACCCCTGTTGGTAGCAGTGACCACCAACCAACCGCACATTGCTTGTGACCTCATCAGGCTGGGGGCTGACGTGAATGCAGCTGACAACCGAGGCCAAACCGCTCTGCACATAGCTGCAAAATATGGCTATCCAGAGGTGATGCAG GTGTTGGTGTCCACATCATCGACGCTGGATTTGCAAGCATTCGACTTTGAAG GCCACAGCCCACTTCACTGTGCCGTTCTGTCCCACAATCGACTACATCACGAAACGCAGCGAAACCTCAAAGCGCACGTGAAAGGCTCGGAAGAGCTGGAGATGGGGAAATTTAAGGTGATGAACTGCatcatgctgctgctgcaagCAGGATCTTGCCTCTCCGCCCAG gatataaagagcagtaagtCTGTATTGCATCTCGCAGTTCAGGCTGGGAACTGCAGCCTGCTCAGGTTCTTCCTGGAAGTGAACGCTGGCGCTCTTCCAGACTTCATTAACATGAAG GCCCACGGGAACACGGCCCTGCACATGGCAGCCGCACTGCATGGCGAGAGCCAGCAGGAGGCAATTGTGAGTCTGCTGCTGGCTCACGGGGCAGATCCCAGCCTCCGGAACCTGGACAATGAGCAGCCTGCCCACCTGCTCCCTCCTGGGGCAGCGGGAGAGACG ATAAGGGGGCTGCTCAGAAGGGCCAAAGGCATGGCGCCAGCCGTCCATCCCTCTTCACACCGAAGCACCAGGCAGAACCAGGACCGATGA
- the LOC135235946 gene encoding NF-kappa-B inhibitor delta-like isoform X1, with amino-acid sequence MHWEKLPAPEQPCPRPYQGVRVKDPVKELLQRKRRASLSNCKTPTTAVVVPNTVLSSYPQVGASGVFEMGGGVSDVPAVENGAFCTGWIAQAAPAAFQPLAQWPCQEPLTHDPSGPAHTTDMYVQPMCPSYTVVGPSSMLTYTHTPIFANFGARTATSTSLPQVDLPADTSVTYIPWTQPLATVSPPGVQCAPGTAPFSGPQLVSLPVPLPFPEPDPLQLEQARATVAHLPLERLLEEDDDGDTILHIYAAKEMREHVRAVAERLRRLHSVCKIDAREHRGKTPLLVAVTTNQPHIACDLIRLGADVNAADNRGQTALHIAAKYGYPEVMQVLVSTSSTLDLQAFDFEGHSPLHCAVLSHNRLHHETQRNLKAHVKGSEELEMGKFKVMNCIMLLLQAGSCLSAQDIKSSKSVLHLAVQAGNCSLLRFFLEVNAGALPDFINMKAHGNTALHMAAALHGESQQEAIVSLLLAHGADPSLRNLDNEQPAHLLPPGAAGETIRGLLRRAKGMAPAVHPSSHRSTRQNQDR; translated from the exons TGCCAGCCCCAGAGCAGCCGTGTCCCCGGCCGTATCAGGGGGTACGAGTCAAGGACCCTGTTAAAGAGCTGCTGCAGCGGAAGAGAAGAGCCAGCCTCAGCAACTGCAAGACACCCACTACTGCG GTTGTGGTCCCAAACACTGTGTTGTCTTCATATCCTCAAGTTG GGGCCTCTGGTGTTTTTGAGATGGGAGGGGGTGTTTCAGATGTGCCAGCTGTTGAAAATGGGGCGTTCTGCACAGGATGGATTGCCCAGGCTGCACCTGCAGCCTTCCAACCTTTGGCACAGTGGCCATGCCAGGAGCCCCTGACCCATGACccctctggccccgcccacaccacgGACATGTATGTGCAACCCATGTGTCCCAGCTACACTGTGGTGGGGCCGTCCTCCATGCtgacgtacacgcacacgcccatCTTCGCTAACTTTGGG GCCAGAACTGCGACCTCCACGTCACTGCCCCAGGTGGACCTGCCTGCAGACACCTCAGTGACGTACATCCCCTGGACACAGCCCCTCGCCACCGTCTCCCCCCCAGGGGTGCAGTGCGCCCCTGGGACTGCTCCCTTCTCCGGCCCCCAGCTGGTGTCCCTGCCAGTGCCTCTGCCCTTTCCAGAGCCTGACCccctgcagctggagcaggctCGTGCCACGGTGGCACATCTGCCATTGGAGCGGCTCCtggaggaggacgacgacgGAGACAC GATCCTGCACATCTACGCTGCGAAAGAGATGCGCGAGCACGTCCGCGCAGTCGCTGAGAGGCTGCGGAggctgcacagtgtgtgcaaGATTGATGCCAGGGAACATCGAGGAAAG ACACCCCTGTTGGTAGCAGTGACCACCAACCAACCGCACATTGCTTGTGACCTCATCAGGCTGGGGGCTGACGTGAATGCAGCTGACAACCGAGGCCAAACCGCTCTGCACATAGCTGCAAAATATGGCTATCCAGAGGTGATGCAG GTGTTGGTGTCCACATCATCGACGCTGGATTTGCAAGCATTCGACTTTGAAG GCCACAGCCCACTTCACTGTGCCGTTCTGTCCCACAATCGACTACATCACGAAACGCAGCGAAACCTCAAAGCGCACGTGAAAGGCTCGGAAGAGCTGGAGATGGGGAAATTTAAGGTGATGAACTGCatcatgctgctgctgcaagCAGGATCTTGCCTCTCCGCCCAG gatataaagagcagtaagtCTGTATTGCATCTCGCAGTTCAGGCTGGGAACTGCAGCCTGCTCAGGTTCTTCCTGGAAGTGAACGCTGGCGCTCTTCCAGACTTCATTAACATGAAG GCCCACGGGAACACGGCCCTGCACATGGCAGCCGCACTGCATGGCGAGAGCCAGCAGGAGGCAATTGTGAGTCTGCTGCTGGCTCACGGGGCAGATCCCAGCCTCCGGAACCTGGACAATGAGCAGCCTGCCCACCTGCTCCCTCCTGGGGCAGCGGGAGAGACG ATAAGGGGGCTGCTCAGAAGGGCCAAAGGCATGGCGCCAGCCGTCCATCCCTCTTCACACCGAAGCACCAGGCAGAACCAGGACCGATGA
- the linc.pou2af1 gene encoding colorectal cancer associated 2 isoform X2: MSDKPKVYQGVRVKATVKELLQKRRALEAAIKTTKVSQSPATQDFHSPSFPAYHFDVCPGNSMPDSNSFQPQQYTDNICNIPLETSPFDNQQFINMMLPPENFSNSSLPAASSAQYWTHGHFPSNSDYYNQGMASSSPSDSMNLTSPIDYNSYSPPQSYSSSSSCYSSPTRMDSSYSLVPECYHYQHCSPQHCYCVSHWLGPQEDFTNLEYTNYGTPDSAFTSAVEESYFRRDRPLSSSEMCYL, from the exons ATGTCTG ATAAACCCAAGGTGTATCAGGGTGTGAGAGTGAAGGCAACGGTCAAAGAGCTTCTGCAGAAGCGGAGAGCGCTTGAGGCGGCAATAAAAACCACAAAG GTATCTCAAAGTCCGGCGACTCAAGACTTTCATTCCCCATCATTTCCTG CCTATCACTTTGACGTTTGCCCTGGGAACTCCATGCCAGACAGCAACAGTTTCCAGCCGCAGCAATACACAGACAACATTTGTAATATCCCTTTAGAGACCAGTCCGTTCGACAATCAGCAGTTCATTAATATGATGCTTCCGCCAGAGAATTTCAGCAACAGCTCACTTCCCGCGGCGTCTTCCGCGCAGTATTGGACTCACGGACATTTCCCGTCGAACTCTGACTACTACAACCAAGGAATG GCTTCCAGCTCTCCCTCAGATTCCATGAACCTCACCAGTCCAATAGATTACAACAGCTATTCCCCTCCTCAAAGctactcctcttcctcctcgtgCTACAGCTCTCCCACGCGAATGGACTCCAGTTACAGTTTGGTCCCCGAGTGCTATCATTACcagcactgcagcccacagcacTGCTACTGTGTGTCACATTGGCTAGGTCCCCAGGAAGACTTCACAAATCTCGAATACACAAATTATGGGACACCAGACTCTGCCTTCACGTCAGCAGTAGAAGAGAGCTACTTCAGAAGGGACAGGCCATTGTCCAGCTCTGAGATGTGTTACCTTTAA
- the linc.pou2af1 gene encoding colorectal cancer associated 2 isoform X1 — MSADKPKVYQGVRVKATVKELLQKRRALEAAIKTTKVSQSPATQDFHSPSFPAYHFDVCPGNSMPDSNSFQPQQYTDNICNIPLETSPFDNQQFINMMLPPENFSNSSLPAASSAQYWTHGHFPSNSDYYNQGMASSSPSDSMNLTSPIDYNSYSPPQSYSSSSSCYSSPTRMDSSYSLVPECYHYQHCSPQHCYCVSHWLGPQEDFTNLEYTNYGTPDSAFTSAVEESYFRRDRPLSSSEMCYL, encoded by the exons ATGTCTG cagATAAACCCAAGGTGTATCAGGGTGTGAGAGTGAAGGCAACGGTCAAAGAGCTTCTGCAGAAGCGGAGAGCGCTTGAGGCGGCAATAAAAACCACAAAG GTATCTCAAAGTCCGGCGACTCAAGACTTTCATTCCCCATCATTTCCTG CCTATCACTTTGACGTTTGCCCTGGGAACTCCATGCCAGACAGCAACAGTTTCCAGCCGCAGCAATACACAGACAACATTTGTAATATCCCTTTAGAGACCAGTCCGTTCGACAATCAGCAGTTCATTAATATGATGCTTCCGCCAGAGAATTTCAGCAACAGCTCACTTCCCGCGGCGTCTTCCGCGCAGTATTGGACTCACGGACATTTCCCGTCGAACTCTGACTACTACAACCAAGGAATG GCTTCCAGCTCTCCCTCAGATTCCATGAACCTCACCAGTCCAATAGATTACAACAGCTATTCCCCTCCTCAAAGctactcctcttcctcctcgtgCTACAGCTCTCCCACGCGAATGGACTCCAGTTACAGTTTGGTCCCCGAGTGCTATCATTACcagcactgcagcccacagcacTGCTACTGTGTGTCACATTGGCTAGGTCCCCAGGAAGACTTCACAAATCTCGAATACACAAATTATGGGACACCAGACTCTGCCTTCACGTCAGCAGTAGAAGAGAGCTACTTCAGAAGGGACAGGCCATTGTCCAGCTCTGAGATGTGTTACCTTTAA
- the LOC135236555 gene encoding POU class 2 homeobox associating-factor 2-like isoform X3, whose translation MPGSHMLPGYYGMRRPFISDSEFCHPGKQFQAEVYASSLGGKGLPTDASLVAGYSSLTESYYPESFGDYRNTAFPSGGSSIFPPSALSSLLPPFSGDSHFILRDSWDQPAADSVSPGEGLCADGLANVQAPASVAGPDSGSPSPYRGSNRGSSLSSSQNYPFHPLEEVHYSAPYASTSGYACSPYMTVPSDLPSKMPTLSGEESDSAPATLSDPTPWQKDDGTSTWSPYDIRRTY comes from the exons ATGCCAG GATCCCACATGCTTCCTGGTTACTACGGCATGAGGCGACCCTTCATCTCAGACTCCGAGTTCTGCCACCCCGGCAAGCAGTTCCAGGCGGAGGTGTACGCCTCGTCGCTGGGGGGCAAGGGGCTCCCCACCGACGCCTCCTTGGTGGCTGGCTACTCCTCCCTGACTGAAAGCTACTACCCCGAGTCCTTCGGAGATTACCGCAACACCGCCTTCCCCAGCGGAGGGAGCTCCATCTTCCCACCCTCAGCGCTCTCCTCCCTGCTGCCCCCCTTCTCTGGAGACTCACACTTCATCCTG AGGGACTCCTGGGACCAGCCCGCCGCGGACAGCGTGAGcccgggggaggggctgtgtgCCGACGGCCTGGCCAATGTGCAAGCCCCCGCCTCCGTCGCCGGGCCGGACTCCGGGAGCCCCTCGCCGTACAGGGGGTCCAACCGAGGCtccagcctctcctcctctcagaaCTACCCCTTCCACCCGCTGGAGGAGGTGCACTACTCCGCCCCTTACGCCAGCACCTCAGGCTATGCCTGCTCCCCTTACATGACTGTCCCCAGCGACCTGCCCTCCAAAATGCCCACGCTGTCGGGGGAGGAGTCGGACAGCGCCCCGGCGACGCTCAGCGACCCCACGCCCTGGCAGAAGGACGACGGCACCAGCACGTGGTCTCCGTATGACATTCGGAGGACCTACTGA